The genomic window CCCCGGCTTGCCGGAAATCAAACCTTTTGCGGAGACATTCATGTCCGTCACGACCTCTTTCGAGGGCGAGCGCGCGCCTGCGCAGTCCTCGTCCATCAATCTTTACCGCGCCGTGTGGCGCTGGCATTTTTACGCCGGTCTCCTCGTCCTGCCCTTCATGATATCGCTTGCCGTCACCGGCGCGCTTTATCTCTTCCGGGACGAATTCGACAATCTCATCCATTCCGATCTGAAACGCGTAGAGGTGGTGCAGAACGCACCGAAAGCGCTTCCTTCCGAAATCATCGCTGCGGCGCTGGCGGCTGTGCCCGGTACCGCCGTCAAATATACGACACCAGCCGATCCGGGTGCTTCCACGGAAATCACCGTCAATACGGGCGACGGCAAGCGGGCGGTTTACGTCAATCCCTACACGGCTAAGGTAACCGGTTCCCTGCCGGATCGCGGCACCGTCATGTGGACGATCCGCTATCTCCACAGCCTGAAATATTTCGGCACCTATGCCCGCTATCTGATCGAGATCGCCGCCGGCTGGTCGATCCTTCTCGTCGCCACCGGCATCTATCTCTGGTGGCCGCGCAAGCAGACAGGCGGCGTCATCACCGTGCGCGGCACGCCGAAAAAGCGCGTGTTCTGGCGCGATACCCATGCCGTCACCGGCATTTTCGTGGGCTTTTTCATCGTTTTCCTTGCGGTCACCGGCATGCCCTGGTCGGGCGTCTGGGGCGCGAAGGTCAATGAATGGGCGAATGGCAGCAATTTCGGATATCCGGCCGGCCTGCGCACCGATGTTCCGATGTCCGGCGAGCATCTCGACCATGTCACCAAGACCAGCTGGTCGCTGGAGCAGGCGAAGGTCCCGGAATCCACCGCATCCGCCACCGGGCAACCAATCGGAATAAATGCGGCCATCGCACGTTTCGACGAACTCGGCCTTGCCGCCGGTTATGCCATCGCGCTGCCGACCAAACCGACGGGCGTCTATAGCGGCTCCGTCTATCCCTACGACCTCTCAAAGCAGCGTGTCGTCCATCTCGATCAATATAGCGGCCAACCGCTGATCGACATGGGCTATGCCGATTACGGTCCGCTTGGAAAAGCGCTGGAATGGGGGATCAACGTGCATATGGGCCAGCAATTCGGCCTCGCCAACCAGATCGTACTGCTGGCAGCGTGTTTCGGCACCGTCCTGCTTGCCGTGTCCGCCGGCATCATGTGGTGGAAACGACGCCCCAGAGGTTCTCTCGGCGTGCCACCATTGCCGCAGGATAAACGCGTCTTGCGCGGCCTGCTGGCCCTGCTCGCCATCGGTGGCATCCTGTTCCCGCTGGTTGGCGCAAGCCTGCTGATCATGCTTGTTCTGGATCAGATCGTGCAGTTCCGCCAGAAGCGACGCGCAGCCTGAAAAAATACGGCCGGGAGAATATCCCCGGCCGTGTCCTTCTGAATTCCGGACGTTTTGGCAGAGGCCCGCCTCAGAACATCGTATTGTTGTTTGCAGCCTTTTCCGGCACCGGCTGGATGACGTCCCAATGTTCGGTGATCTTGCCGTCGGTCACCCGGAAAATATCGACGATGGCGGCTCCGCGAGCACCCTCTTTATCCGTGGAATGGATATGCAGATAGACCAGATCGCCATCCGTGGCGCTGCGCACGATCCGGGATTTCGCCTGCGGGTTTTCCTTGAAGAAGCCGGTGAAGTAATCCACGAACGGCTTCTTGCCATCAGGCACCATGGGATTGTGCTGCTTGTAGCTATCAACGATGACGGCTGCGCCCTTCTCAACCTCATGCTTGTTGAAAACGGTGTCGTAGAACTCGATCACCAGCTTGCGGTTGGCTTCTTCCTGCGCCAGATCGCGTTTGGCGGTTTCGGCCAGAACCGGAGCGGCCATCAGCGCGGGTGCGAGCGCAAGCATGGCGATGGCGAGACGGCGTGTAACGAAATTCATGGAATACCTCTCAATAACCGACGGTGAAACGCTGGCGGGAATGTTGCGGCTTCTCGATTTCATCGGCAAGCGCGATGGCGTAGTCCTCGAAAGAAATACGGCTGCCCTGATCGTTACTCAGAAGGCTGTCCTTGCCGATCCGGAATTTTCCGGTTCTTTCGCCCGGCACGAATTCGGCTGACGGCGACAGGAAGGTCCAGTCGAGCTGCTTTTCCTGTTTCAGCTTGTCCAGGAACTCAGCACCCTTCGTTGCCTCGACCTTATAGGCGGCGGGGAAATCCGGCAGGTCAACCACACGCTGGCCCGGCGCAATTTCAAGGCTGCCGGCGCCACCGACCACGAGATAACGCGGAACGCCGGAGGCGCGCACCGCCTCGATCAGCGTTGCGGGATCGCTGGCGGTAAAATGCACCGAGCTGATCACGGCATCGTGACCCTTCAACAGGTCCGAAAGCGCCGCCTGATCGAAGACATCGCCCTTCTTTGCCACCACATTTGGCAGTGCGGCGATCTTTTCGGGATTGCGGGCGATCGCCGTGACCTGATGTCCACGATCGGAGAGTTCCTTCAGGATTCGGGACCCGGCATTGCCGGAAGCACCGATGAGTGCGATTTTAGCCATGGCTTGTTTCCTCTGTTGATATCGTCATTGGTCTAAATAATAGACCGTGAAGTGAAGCTATGGTATCGCAGGACTGGCCGCAAGAAGTCAGCCGCCGGTGATCTGGTCACATGGCGATGACCTTTAAGGCTCTGAAAGCGGGCAAGGGATACGGAAAATGCCGGATATACAGACCAAGGAAATCTTCGCCTTCGAGCAGCCCTGCCCCATCCGCGACGTGCTGGACCGCATCGGCGATCAGTGGAGCCTGCTGGTTCTGGAAACCCTTCAGGGCGGGGTTCTGCGCTTCAACGAACTGAATCGCAGGATCGATGATATTTCCAAGCAGATGCTCTCGCGCACGCTGAAGCGGCTGGAAGAGGACGGCTTCATTCGCCGCACGCTGTATGCCGAGGTGCCGCCGCGCGTGGAATATGAGCTGACCAATCTCGGCCGCTCGTTTCTGGTGCCGATGCAATTGCTGGTGCAATGGGCCGATGAGAACCATGTCAGCATCTGCAAGGCGCGCCTGCAATATTCGGAAAACGACAATCGCGGCTGAGTGCCGGGCCCGCGGCGTCTCCAAAAGTGGCGTTTACTCCAGCCGGTAGACCTTGCAGACCAGCCCTTCCGGCTGACGGTAGGTCGTAAAGCCCATTGCATCATAATAGTGCTGGCCGAGCAGGTTGTCAGCACCGATGCTGGCATCGATATTTTTCAGGCCGCGGACTTCCGCCGCCATCCGGGTCGCCGCGAAAAGAGCGGAGCCGACACCTCTTCGTGCTGCCCGCGGGCTGACATGGGTGCCGATGATGCCCCAGCCTTCCGCCACGCCATAGGGATTGTCAGCCCGCGCATACCGCAGGGACTGGAACCCCAGGATACGCCCATCCTCATCCTCGGCAACCGAGCATTCGATACGGTCTGTGTGCTGGATATAATTTTCCAGCACGGTGGGCATGTCCGTCGGCGTTTTACGCAGGCCAGCCGAGAATATCTCATTCTGAACCGCCACCATCTCATTAGCATCGTCAACTTTTGCAGGCCGTATTTTCATCGATACATCATTTCAGATCTGTTGCGACTGGTTCAAGCTGGGGGAAACCATCACGTCTTACGTCTTTGATATTGGAAAATAAAGAAAACCACGAGCCACTGGTGCTCGCCGATGCCTGTTCCGGTCGCATCCAACGCATCCGGCTGAATTTTGTTCCGCAGGCTTCGTTGCCTTTTTGTACTCATTTTTTCACCGCCTCCCCTTCCCTTTGCGCGTGACTCCCTCCATATTTCGCCCATGGCCAGATCACCGAAAAACTCCACCTCCTCGCATCAGGGCTTCGAGGAAGCTCCGCAATCGTCATTCGAAGGCGCGCCGCTGAGCGGCAGTGTTGCCGACTGGGTGAAACAGCTTGAGGCGGAAGCGGAGGCGGGTTCGGTGGAAACCCAGCGCGAAATCGCTTCGAAAGCCGGCAAGCACCGCAAGAAGATCGAGATCGAGGCCCGCAAGGAGGCCGAGAAAGCCGCCAACAAAACGGCCAGAAACACCACCGCGTCCAAGACGGCGCGCGGCGTTTCCATCGGCGGGTCGAGTGATCCGAAAACCCGCGCCGCAGCAGGTCTCAATCCGGTCGCCGGTCTGGATGTGTCGCTGGAGGAAGCCGCCAACCTCGCGCCCGGGGCCGTCACCGCAACCGTAGATGCCTTGTCCAAGCTGATCGAGAGCGGCAATCCGCTGTTCAAGGACGGCAAGATGTGGACGCCGCACCGGCCGGCCCGTCCGCCGAAATCTGAAGGCGGCGTGGCGATCCGCATGGCTTCAGATTATCAGCCCGCCGGTGACCAGCCAACCGCCATTGCCGACCTCGTGGAAGGCATCAATTCCGGCGAGCGCAGCCAGGTGCTGCTCGGTGTTACCGGCTCCGGCAAGACCTTCACCATGGCCAAGGTGATAGAGGCCACGCAACGCCCCGCTGTCATCCTCGCCCCCAACAAGACGCTGGCGGCTCAGCTCTATTCGGAGTTCAAGAACTTCTTCCCCGACAATGCGGTGGAATATTTCGTCTCCTATTACGATTATTATCAGCCGGAAGCCTATGTGCCGCGCTCCGACACCTTCATCGAGAAGGAATCCTCGATCAACGAACAGATCGACCGGATGCGCCACTCCGCCACCCGTTCGCTGCTTGAGCGCGATGATTGCATCATCGTCGCCTCGGTCTCCTGCATCTACGGTATCGGCTCGGTGGAAACCTACACCGCCATGACCTTCCAGATGCAGGTGGGCGACCGGCTGGACCAGCGCCAGCTTCTGGCCGATCTCGTGGCCCAGCAATACAAGCGCCGCGACATGGATTTCCAGCGCGGCTCCTTCCGCGTGCGCGGCGATACCATCGAAATCTTCCCCGCCCACCTTGAGGATGCCGCCTGGCGTATCTCGATGTTCGGCGACGAGATCGATTCCATCACCGAATTCGACCCGCTGACAGGCCAGAAAACCGGCGACCTGCAATCCGTCAAGATTTACGCCAATTCGCACTATGTCACGCCGCGCCCGACGCTGAACGGTGCGATCAAGTCGATCAAGGAAGAGCTCAAGGTCCGCCTCGCCGAGCTGGAGAAGGCCGGGCGCCTTCTGGAAGCCCAGCGGCTGGAGCAGCGCACCCGCTACGATATCGAGATGCTGGAAGCGACCGGCTCCTGCGCCGGCATCGAGAACTATTCGCGGTATCTTACCGGCCGCAATCCCGGTGAACCACCGCCGACGCTGTTCGAATATATCCCCGATAACGCCCTGCTGTTCATCGACGAAAGCCACGTTTCGGTGAGCCAGATCGGCGGCATGTATCGCGGCGACTTCCGCCGCAAGGCGACGCTGGCCGAATACGGTTTCCGCCTGCCCTCCTGCATGGATAACCGCCCTCTGCGCTTCGAGGAATGGGACGCGATGCGGCCGCTGACGGTCGCGGTCTCGGCCACCCCCGGCTCGTGGGAAATGGAACAGTCCGGCGGCGTCTTCGCCGAACAGGTCATTCGCCCCACCGGCCTCATCGATCCGCCGGTTGAGGTGCGTTCCGCCCGCAGCCAGGTGGACGACGTTCTCGGCGAAATCCGCGAAACCGCCGCCAAGGGTTATCGCACGCTCTGCACCGTGCTGACCAAACGCATGGCAGAGGACCTGACCGAATATCTGCACGAACAGGGCGTTCGTGTGCGCTACATGCACTCTGACATCGACACGCTGGAACGCATCGAGATCATCCGCGACCTGCGCCTTGGCGCTTTCGACGTGCTTGTCGGTATCAACCTTCTGCGTGAGGGCCTCGATATTCCCGAATGCGGTTTCGTGGCCATCCTCGATGCCGACAAGGAAGGTTTCCTGCGTTCGGAAACCTCGCTGATCCAGACCATCGGCCGCGCCGCCCGTAACGTCGATGGCAAGGTCATCCTGTATGCCGACAACATCACCGGCTCGATGAAACGGGCGATGGAGGAAACCTCCCGCCGCCGCGAAAAGCAGATGGCCTATAACGCCGAACACGGCATCACGCCGGAATCGGTCAAGGCGAAGATCTCCGATATTCTTGATTCCGTTTATGAACGCGACCACGTAAGGGCTGATATTTCAGGCGTTTCCGGCAAGGGCTTCGCCGATGGCGGCCATCTGGTCGGCAACAATCTTCAGGCCCATCTGAACGCGCTGGAAAAATCCATGCGCGACGCCGCCGCCGACCTCGACTTCGAAAAAGCCGCCCGCCTGCGCGACGAGATCAAACGCCTCAAGGCCGCAGAACTCGCCACCATGGACGACCCCATGGCCAAGGAAGAGGCGCGCGCTATTGAAGGCGGTGGAAAAAGCACCAAACGCCGCAACGAGTCGATCTCCCCCCTTGAGGGGGAGATGTCCGGCAGGACAGAGGGGGGTAACGCCGCGAACGAAAGCGGGAACTCCCTCTTCGCCAAACCCTCTCTGGACGAAATGGGGCCCGGCTCGGACGCCGGAAAGCCGCTGTTCCGTAGGAACACGCTGGACGAAATGACGGTGGGAAGAACCGAAAAGCCCGTGCGCAGCGCGGTGCCCGACAAACCCGAAACCGAATCCGGCAAACGGTTCTCACCGCTTATGGAGGGACAGCCGGAACGGGCCACAGACGATCCAAGACCGCTGGTCCGCGGCAAGATCGGTGCGGGCTCCTATGAGGATGCCGGCGAGCAGAAGCGCAAAAGCCGGACGAAGGGCAAGACGGGCCGGCCGGGGCGGTGACGCATACCGTGCAGCCGGTCTGACAGGTCGGCGGGTTAAGGCACCCGCCGTTCATATCAGGGCTGTCGGCGCGAAACCGGAAACGGGTCAAAAGGCCCCTGACACGCTGGCAGCGCCCGTCAGCTTTCACATGGCGTGATCAGCGACCTGACCTCGGTCGGCCCGAATAACTTGACCAGGTCCGCATCAATAGATGTGGGAATATAGCCTTCGTTTTCCGCAGGTTTCATATAGATCGAGGAATAGATCGGGCCGGCGGGAAACGCACCCTTGAAGCAGGCTTTCACGATCTTGATCTCCGTACTGCCCCTGATACGCGGCCCCTGAGCGCGGGAAAGGCGCACCCGCTCCTGCAGCTCCGCCAGCCGTCCAACGTCTTCGGGTTTGACCCGCCACACGCTCGTCGACATGCCCTCCCGTTTTTCCGGCCGGAACTTCACAAGGGCGGCCGCATCCGTATCCGCCACCAGCGCATAGGTGTCAACGGTTTCGCCCACCGCGCCATCCGCCCTGCTACGGGTGATCATCACGGCATCCCCGGAGATCAGGGAAAGATTGGCTGGCAATTGCAACCCGACCCGCACATGCTCGAAGTTCATCGTCAGAAAATCCTGCCGTATCAGCTTGGGAACGCTGGAAATCGGGACGGTCATGCAACCGGTGAGGAAGAGGAGCAAAACAGGCAGGCGGGCAAAACGCGATAGTGGCAATGTCATGATATTAAAACCTGAAAATAGAAGCGCGATATGAAATGGCGTTGTCGAACAGACGTTTTGCGACGTTGAAGCCGCCACGCCGCGCATAAACTTGCGCGAACGACATTGCCGCAACATTATGGGTTCCGGAACGCGTCGTGATGACAGGAGACCCCCATATGTATCGAAAACGCCTTATGGCCTTCTGCCTGCTCATGTCCTCCGGTTCTGCACTCGCCGGGCAAATCGAAGATGCCACCTTCGACAGCGCGGCCTTGAACGCGCCGCTTCCCGTCAATATCTACCGCCCGGATGGTGCACCGCCCGAAAACGGCTGGCCGGTGCTCTATCTCCTGCATGGCCATGATGGCGACCAGAACAGCTGGCGCGATCTCGGCAATATCGAAAAGACGCTCGATACGCTCATCGCAGCGGGCGCCATCCGGCCGCTGGTCGTCGTCATGCCCGGCGTCAAGAACAGCTGGTATGTGGATTCCGCGATGGCGATCACGTCTGGTCGGTGTGGAAGGTTTCGATCATCGACGCGCTGAAGTTCATCGATAGGGAATGGGACAAGGCAGCAGATGTCGCCGGGAATTGAGGCGCGGCCCTCCTTCTCAAACAGGCACACCGATCATTTTCCGGTCCGCTTCTTTCCGCTCTTCCCCGCCACATTCAACGCCACCGCAGCCCGGATCAGCGCCGCCAGCGCCTCCTCATCCACCACATCCCCCTCGTGAAAATCGATCGCCCGTCGCGTATTGCCTTCCAGGCTCGAATTGAACAGGCCGGCCGGGTCTTCAAGCGAGGCGCCCTTCGCAAATGTCATCTTCACGGCACTCTTGTAGGTTTCGCCAGTGCAGAGGATGCCGGCATGCGACCAGACCGGCACGCCGCGCCACTTCACCTCCTCAATCACCTCCGGATCGGCCTTCAGGATCACCGCGCGGATGCGTGCGAGCATATCGCCGCGCCAATCGCCCAGCTCCGCGACTTTACGGTCGATGATGTCAGACGCTGCGGTTTCCTCCGCATCTTTTTCCGTAACCTTTTTTGCCATGATGCCCTCCCGATTTCGCCGCGCCGCCACTCCCGGCCTGCCGCGCCGTTGTTCCGGCTTTCAACATAGACCAAATTTTCCTGTCCTCCCATGCGGAACAAAATTCGCCTGTCACCGTTTCCTCCCCGAACGCAACGTTCAGCATACAAAGGGAAGAAACATCATGAAAATCAATGTCATCGCTCTCGCTGCCGCAGCAGTGCTCTCTTCTTCCGTGGCCTTTGCCCAGACGGCGACCACGGCCCCTGCTGCCGGCGCGGATGCTACTCTCTCCGGCCCCGGTATCACCATGGGCACCAAGGCCAGCGGCCCGCTGAAGTTCGTCAATGTCCAGAAGACCGATCTCACCGCCTCCCAGCTTGACGGCATGGACATCTATAACGCCCAGAACGAAAACATCGGCGAGATCGAGGATGTGGTGATTGGCGATGGCAAGTCGGTGATCGGCCTTGTCGCCAGCGTCGGCGGCTTCCTCGGCATCGACAAGAGCTATGTGGTGCTCGACCCGGCATCCGTCGCAGTCCACAACGACAACGGCACCTGGAAGGCCTATGTCGACACCACCAAGGACGCGCTCCAGAACGCCCCCAAGCTCGACTACGACAAGCTGGACGACTGATTACCCCTGCAGTTGTTCACTTGTCTCCCCCCGCGCCGAGGCGCGGGGGTTTTCGTATGGAGGATTTGATGCAGCAGCCGTCAATCCTCGCCCCACAGACCCTTGCCTGACAGACACTTGCCTATGAGCCCGGCCCTCGCCTATCTTCGGTGCGCAAATCACCAAGGATCGATGCGTGCCCGCCCATAGTCTCTTTTCCCTTTCCGTCAGTTCTGCCCTG from Agrobacterium tumefaciens includes these protein-coding regions:
- a CDS encoding nuclear transport factor 2 family protein, which encodes MNFVTRRLAIAMLALAPALMAAPVLAETAKRDLAQEEANRKLVIEFYDTVFNKHEVEKGAAVIVDSYKQHNPMVPDGKKPFVDYFTGFFKENPQAKSRIVRSATDGDLVYLHIHSTDKEGARGAAIVDIFRVTDGKITEHWDVIQPVPEKAANNNTMF
- a CDS encoding PRC-barrel domain-containing protein, with the protein product MKINVIALAAAAVLSSSVAFAQTATTAPAAGADATLSGPGITMGTKASGPLKFVNVQKTDLTASQLDGMDIYNAQNENIGEIEDVVIGDGKSVIGLVASVGGFLGIDKSYVVLDPASVAVHNDNGTWKAYVDTTKDALQNAPKLDYDKLDD
- a CDS encoding winged helix-turn-helix transcriptional regulator, with the translated sequence MPDIQTKEIFAFEQPCPIRDVLDRIGDQWSLLVLETLQGGVLRFNELNRRIDDISKQMLSRTLKRLEEDGFIRRTLYAEVPPRVEYELTNLGRSFLVPMQLLVQWADENHVSICKARLQYSENDNRG
- the uvrB gene encoding excinuclease ABC subunit UvrB — its product is MARSPKNSTSSHQGFEEAPQSSFEGAPLSGSVADWVKQLEAEAEAGSVETQREIASKAGKHRKKIEIEARKEAEKAANKTARNTTASKTARGVSIGGSSDPKTRAAAGLNPVAGLDVSLEEAANLAPGAVTATVDALSKLIESGNPLFKDGKMWTPHRPARPPKSEGGVAIRMASDYQPAGDQPTAIADLVEGINSGERSQVLLGVTGSGKTFTMAKVIEATQRPAVILAPNKTLAAQLYSEFKNFFPDNAVEYFVSYYDYYQPEAYVPRSDTFIEKESSINEQIDRMRHSATRSLLERDDCIIVASVSCIYGIGSVETYTAMTFQMQVGDRLDQRQLLADLVAQQYKRRDMDFQRGSFRVRGDTIEIFPAHLEDAAWRISMFGDEIDSITEFDPLTGQKTGDLQSVKIYANSHYVTPRPTLNGAIKSIKEELKVRLAELEKAGRLLEAQRLEQRTRYDIEMLEATGSCAGIENYSRYLTGRNPGEPPPTLFEYIPDNALLFIDESHVSVSQIGGMYRGDFRRKATLAEYGFRLPSCMDNRPLRFEEWDAMRPLTVAVSATPGSWEMEQSGGVFAEQVIRPTGLIDPPVEVRSARSQVDDVLGEIRETAAKGYRTLCTVLTKRMAEDLTEYLHEQGVRVRYMHSDIDTLERIEIIRDLRLGAFDVLVGINLLREGLDIPECGFVAILDADKEGFLRSETSLIQTIGRAARNVDGKVILYADNITGSMKRAMEETSRRREKQMAYNAEHGITPESVKAKISDILDSVYERDHVRADISGVSGKGFADGGHLVGNNLQAHLNALEKSMRDAAADLDFEKAARLRDEIKRLKAAELATMDDPMAKEEARAIEGGGKSTKRRNESISPLEGEMSGRTEGGNAANESGNSLFAKPSLDEMGPGSDAGKPLFRRNTLDEMTVGRTEKPVRSAVPDKPETESGKRFSPLMEGQPERATDDPRPLVRGKIGAGSYEDAGEQKRKSRTKGKTGRPGR
- a CDS encoding NAD(P)-dependent oxidoreductase is translated as MAKIALIGASGNAGSRILKELSDRGHQVTAIARNPEKIAALPNVVAKKGDVFDQAALSDLLKGHDAVISSVHFTASDPATLIEAVRASGVPRYLVVGGAGSLEIAPGQRVVDLPDFPAAYKVEATKGAEFLDKLKQEKQLDWTFLSPSAEFVPGERTGKFRIGKDSLLSNDQGSRISFEDYAIALADEIEKPQHSRQRFTVGY
- a CDS encoding PepSY-associated TM helix domain-containing protein, with amino-acid sequence MSVTTSFEGERAPAQSSSINLYRAVWRWHFYAGLLVLPFMISLAVTGALYLFRDEFDNLIHSDLKRVEVVQNAPKALPSEIIAAALAAVPGTAVKYTTPADPGASTEITVNTGDGKRAVYVNPYTAKVTGSLPDRGTVMWTIRYLHSLKYFGTYARYLIEIAAGWSILLVATGIYLWWPRKQTGGVITVRGTPKKRVFWRDTHAVTGIFVGFFIVFLAVTGMPWSGVWGAKVNEWANGSNFGYPAGLRTDVPMSGEHLDHVTKTSWSLEQAKVPESTASATGQPIGINAAIARFDELGLAAGYAIALPTKPTGVYSGSVYPYDLSKQRVVHLDQYSGQPLIDMGYADYGPLGKALEWGINVHMGQQFGLANQIVLLAACFGTVLLAVSAGIMWWKRRPRGSLGVPPLPQDKRVLRGLLALLAIGGILFPLVGASLLIMLVLDQIVQFRQKRRAA
- a CDS encoding GNAT family N-acetyltransferase, with protein sequence MVAVQNEIFSAGLRKTPTDMPTVLENYIQHTDRIECSVAEDEDGRILGFQSLRYARADNPYGVAEGWGIIGTHVSPRAARRGVGSALFAATRMAAEVRGLKNIDASIGADNLLGQHYYDAMGFTTYRQPEGLVCKVYRLE
- a CDS encoding DUF1801 domain-containing protein, yielding MAKKVTEKDAEETAASDIIDRKVAELGDWRGDMLARIRAVILKADPEVIEEVKWRGVPVWSHAGILCTGETYKSAVKMTFAKGASLEDPAGLFNSSLEGNTRRAIDFHEGDVVDEEALAALIRAAVALNVAGKSGKKRTGK